In Sulfitobacter sp. OXR-159, the following proteins share a genomic window:
- a CDS encoding ABC transporter ATP-binding protein yields MSEEDHTASAPADTTKAALRKRKERVPLFNDQDKDNISWFWTKYLKQRAPWLVLVMVMILIQGFAYQQFISLTESGLRVIFDDGRVSGLIKVCGMVLAIFSIRAVMSYWVPRLSAWLASDAVFKMRRDLIDHLMTLDLAFFERTKSGDIILKLVNQAQDLSGFIGQTTVNAVRDTVTIIAVSGYLIWKNPALFALVIIVMPTITIVVRRISQGIKGTQATAENAMGNYMSGIEEMTNGMRTVKISNQEPVEKARLNKATGEIKDLTIRLQKLQAMMSPTVDILAAIIYVLIIGVGGYMALSPSFEMDGAGIIGFMIGMALIFDPARRLTAFFVSMQASLIILDSLRSLYRELPTITNAPEAKEVFDPTGDIVLDDVTFQYSEKHPLFRNVNMTFEGGKVTAIVGATGSGKTSVLSLIARLYDVSDGVVTIGGTAVKDLRIDKLRQSFSVVAQDIVIFNSSIYENIKYVRPDAPEDEIWRAAELVGIDQLMRDRGDAPLGPKPAFPRWRVV; encoded by the coding sequence ATGTCAGAAGAAGATCATACCGCTTCTGCCCCGGCAGATACGACTAAAGCTGCTTTGCGTAAACGCAAAGAGCGTGTGCCGCTTTTTAATGATCAAGACAAAGACAACATCTCTTGGTTCTGGACGAAGTACCTAAAGCAGCGCGCCCCCTGGTTAGTGCTCGTTATGGTGATGATCCTTATTCAAGGGTTTGCCTATCAACAGTTCATCTCGTTGACGGAGAGTGGTCTGCGGGTGATCTTCGATGACGGTCGTGTTTCAGGCCTAATCAAAGTGTGCGGTATGGTACTGGCGATCTTCTCCATACGCGCCGTAATGTCATACTGGGTGCCCCGGCTTTCTGCATGGTTGGCCAGTGATGCGGTGTTCAAAATGCGCCGAGATCTCATTGATCACCTGATGACATTAGACTTGGCGTTTTTTGAGCGGACGAAGTCGGGCGACATCATTTTGAAACTCGTCAATCAGGCCCAGGACCTCTCAGGCTTTATCGGCCAGACCACAGTCAACGCCGTCCGGGATACGGTCACGATCATTGCCGTCTCAGGGTACCTGATCTGGAAGAACCCGGCTCTTTTTGCACTGGTCATCATTGTGATGCCCACCATCACAATTGTGGTTCGGCGCATTTCTCAGGGCATTAAAGGCACACAAGCCACCGCGGAAAATGCCATGGGCAACTACATGTCGGGCATCGAAGAGATGACCAATGGCATGCGCACGGTCAAAATATCGAACCAAGAGCCGGTAGAGAAAGCACGGCTCAACAAAGCCACTGGTGAGATCAAAGATCTCACCATCCGCCTTCAGAAGCTACAGGCGATGATGAGCCCCACAGTCGATATTCTCGCGGCCATCATCTACGTCTTAATCATCGGCGTAGGCGGATACATGGCCTTGAGCCCCTCCTTTGAGATGGATGGCGCCGGCATCATTGGCTTTATGATCGGCATGGCGCTGATCTTTGATCCAGCGCGCCGCCTCACCGCGTTCTTCGTTAGCATGCAAGCCAGCTTGATTATTCTAGACAGCCTGCGCTCGCTCTACCGCGAGCTGCCGACAATCACCAATGCGCCCGAGGCTAAAGAAGTCTTTGATCCCACAGGAGACATCGTCCTTGACGATGTAACGTTCCAGTATTCCGAAAAGCACCCGTTGTTCCGCAATGTGAACATGACGTTCGAAGGCGGGAAGGTGACAGCTATTGTCGGAGCGACAGGCTCAGGCAAAACATCGGTTCTAAGCCTGATTGCCCGTCTATACGATGTAAGTGACGGTGTGGTGACCATTGGCGGCACTGCGGTCAAAGATTTGCGCATCGACAAGCTGCGGCAGTCGTTTTCTGTCGTCGCCCAAGACATCGTTATCTTTAACAGTTCGATCTACGAAAACATTAAGTACGTGCGCCCCGACGCCCCGGAGGATGAGATCTGGCGCGCTGCAGAACTTGTGGGCATCGATCAACTCATGCGCGACCGGGGTGATGCCCCCTTAGGGCCTAAGCCTGCATTCCCCAGGTGGCGTGTCGTTTGA
- a CDS encoding IS1380-like element IS1247 family transposase — MDHPEGAGLQRADRVDFDPRVRLEFRGTQLSSDGGLLVMRELDDALGLSDLASAALRDTRSGKNTVHRLDGLFRQSVFGRLAGYEDVNDANRLACDPVMRQVVGGRAVDAQAASASQMGRFETETLALAGNRAALADLNGQWIDRFHDRNGLKYIVLDMDSSVSPTHGDQEGSAWNGHFDCSCYHPNFLFNQFGMLERCALRHGNVHSADGWRDVLDPVIARYAERDLGGRFFRADAAYAIPAIYERLEEARFFYAIRLPANAVLKDKIAHRLTRPVGRPSLTKVKRFFEEFEYQAASWDKERRVIAKIEWHPGELFPRVGFIVTNLPMEPDWVVRFYNQRGTAEQHIKEGKYAFRWTRLSCRKFRDNEVRLQLHALAYNLATFLRCIELPEAMADWSLTSLQLKLIKIGARVVRHARTITFQLAEVAVTGTMVRAILAAIRRLRAPPLCA, encoded by the coding sequence ATGGATCACCCAGAGGGTGCGGGCTTGCAACGGGCAGATCGGGTGGATTTCGACCCTCGCGTGCGGCTGGAATTTCGCGGCACGCAGCTCAGTTCCGACGGCGGCCTTCTGGTGATGCGCGAGCTTGATGACGCGCTCGGGTTGTCCGATTTGGCGTCAGCGGCGCTGCGCGATACTCGCTCTGGCAAGAACACGGTCCATCGGCTCGACGGCCTGTTCCGGCAATCAGTCTTTGGGCGGCTGGCCGGATACGAGGATGTCAACGACGCCAACCGTCTCGCCTGCGATCCGGTCATGCGCCAAGTTGTCGGCGGCAGAGCGGTCGATGCACAAGCGGCCTCGGCATCGCAGATGGGACGGTTCGAGACCGAGACGCTGGCTCTGGCCGGGAACCGTGCCGCGCTGGCCGACCTGAACGGGCAATGGATCGACCGGTTCCATGACCGTAACGGGCTGAAGTACATCGTTCTGGACATGGACAGCTCGGTCAGCCCGACCCATGGCGACCAGGAAGGGTCCGCCTGGAATGGCCATTTCGACTGTAGCTGCTATCACCCCAACTTTCTGTTCAACCAGTTCGGGATGCTGGAACGCTGCGCCCTGCGCCATGGCAACGTCCACAGCGCCGATGGCTGGCGTGATGTTCTCGACCCCGTCATTGCGCGCTACGCGGAGCGCGACCTTGGTGGCAGGTTCTTCCGGGCCGATGCTGCCTACGCGATCCCGGCGATCTATGAGCGATTGGAAGAAGCGCGGTTCTTCTACGCCATCCGGCTGCCCGCAAACGCGGTCCTCAAGGACAAGATCGCGCATCGGCTAACGCGCCCTGTCGGGCGGCCGTCACTGACCAAGGTCAAGCGGTTCTTCGAGGAATTCGAGTATCAGGCGGCGTCCTGGGACAAGGAACGCCGGGTGATCGCCAAGATCGAATGGCATCCGGGCGAACTGTTCCCGCGTGTCGGCTTCATCGTCACCAACCTGCCGATGGAGCCGGACTGGGTGGTGCGGTTCTACAACCAGCGCGGCACCGCCGAGCAGCACATCAAAGAGGGCAAATACGCCTTTCGCTGGACGCGGCTGTCGTGCCGGAAGTTCCGCGACAATGAGGTGCGGCTGCAACTGCACGCCCTGGCGTACAACCTGGCCACCTTCTTGCGCTGCATCGAGCTGCCCGAAGCCATGGCCGACTGGTCGTTGACCAGCCTGCAACTGAAGCTGATCAAGATCGGGGCACGTGTGGTCCGTCACGCCCGCACCATCACCTTCCAGCTGGCCGAGGTCGCTGTCACCGGCACGATGGTACGCGCCATCCTCGCCGCTATCCGCCGATTGCGAGCGCCACCGCTATGCGCATGA
- a CDS encoding cytochrome c: MPPLKLPLFSVAALGIVVAACTAPSMPEAPDGAKFYVENCVACHGMSAKGDGPLASTLDTAPTDLTLLARKNGGSFPRARALSYVYGHPEQRELARDMPQFGGAMAHDTVPVEINGILTPTPRELAGLLVYLESIQR; this comes from the coding sequence ATGCCACCCCTTAAACTTCCCCTATTCTCAGTGGCAGCACTTGGCATTGTGGTGGCGGCCTGCACAGCGCCTTCAATGCCCGAAGCGCCAGATGGGGCCAAATTCTATGTGGAAAACTGCGTTGCGTGTCATGGCATGTCCGCAAAAGGCGATGGTCCCCTGGCATCAACGCTCGATACCGCGCCAACGGATTTGACACTTCTTGCCCGCAAGAATGGGGGCAGCTTCCCGCGCGCGCGGGCTCTGAGCTATGTCTATGGCCACCCCGAGCAACGCGAATTGGCGCGCGATATGCCGCAATTCGGCGGGGCTATGGCACATGATACGGTACCGGTTGAGATCAATGGTATCCTTACACCCACTCCACGTGAACTCGCGGGGTTACTGGTCTATTTGGAAAGCATCCAGCGATAG
- a CDS encoding HAMP domain-containing sensor histidine kinase: MFRIDWFKPDGREQNIKDYIALANQLVWQRQGSFFAAAVLAAIYFDALTIFAFYAVVVVTEVLDVLLGRQSKTWDGKDPVRGRRIFIRIAINTVLSALAISAFIISIAHQETSTGHFTSLFFLFSASVFASMYNSQMLFILVLRLSIYGCAFLYIALLDVVRYLPPLSSPIWLQFWTIIFVLYFIADISLKFYLSYQRQQKHMSLIEEENEDTKAALEVKSRFLAIVSHELRTPLTSIVGSLEILRSEKFGALPDNLKPVLNIAARNSARLTSLVEDLLDLQKLEAGEMKLYFNTIDANDLAQEAVEAISGYASKVGVEVTSSFCDEGCDISGDRGRLIQVLNNLLSNALKFSEDGGAVHVHVEKLGEKIRISVQDEGIGIPQGSEEAVFGKFSQVDASDIRKVGGTGLGLNISKQIIERHGARIDYVSKLGVGSVFFVEFDRVTGKDGSDAARQAA; the protein is encoded by the coding sequence GTGTTCCGTATCGACTGGTTCAAGCCGGATGGACGTGAACAAAACATCAAAGATTACATAGCGCTTGCCAACCAACTTGTCTGGCAACGGCAGGGTAGCTTTTTTGCGGCAGCTGTTTTGGCTGCGATTTATTTTGATGCACTAACAATATTTGCTTTCTACGCGGTTGTCGTTGTCACTGAGGTGCTCGATGTGCTTCTTGGGCGTCAATCTAAGACGTGGGATGGCAAAGACCCGGTGAGGGGCCGGCGGATTTTTATACGCATCGCCATTAATACCGTTCTAAGTGCATTGGCGATCTCTGCGTTCATCATCAGCATCGCACATCAGGAAACCTCAACCGGACACTTTACGTCTCTGTTTTTCCTGTTCTCTGCATCCGTCTTTGCGTCAATGTACAATAGCCAGATGCTGTTCATCTTGGTGTTGCGTCTGTCGATCTATGGCTGCGCCTTTTTGTACATCGCCCTTTTGGATGTGGTGAGATACCTGCCGCCATTGAGTTCTCCCATTTGGCTGCAGTTCTGGACGATTATATTCGTACTCTACTTCATCGCTGATATTTCTTTGAAGTTCTACCTCAGCTACCAAAGACAGCAGAAGCATATGAGCTTGATCGAGGAAGAGAACGAGGACACCAAAGCTGCTTTAGAGGTAAAGTCGAGGTTCTTGGCTATCGTAAGCCATGAACTGCGCACGCCCCTGACTTCGATTGTCGGCTCCCTTGAGATCTTGAGGAGCGAGAAATTCGGCGCTCTCCCTGATAACTTAAAGCCAGTTCTCAACATCGCTGCCAGAAACAGCGCGCGGCTCACATCCTTGGTCGAAGATCTGCTCGACCTACAGAAGCTAGAGGCTGGGGAGATGAAGCTTTACTTCAATACCATAGATGCAAATGATTTAGCTCAAGAGGCGGTCGAAGCCATTTCGGGCTATGCGAGCAAGGTGGGAGTTGAGGTTACATCTTCGTTTTGTGATGAGGGCTGCGATATCTCCGGCGATCGCGGCCGCCTGATACAGGTCCTGAACAACTTACTGTCGAACGCACTTAAGTTCTCTGAAGACGGCGGCGCGGTACATGTGCATGTGGAAAAGCTGGGAGAGAAGATCCGTATTTCGGTTCAAGACGAAGGTATAGGTATACCTCAGGGCTCTGAGGAGGCTGTGTTTGGTAAGTTTAGCCAAGTGGATGCTTCAGACATCCGTAAGGTTGGCGGCACGGGGCTTGGCCTTAATATTAGTAAGCAGATCATTGAGCGGCATGGAGCGCGCATCGATTACGTCAGTAAGCTTGGTGTGGGGTCAGTCTTCTTTGTCGAGTTTGACCGGGTAACGGGCAAGGATGGTTCCGACGCGGCTAGGCAGGCGGCCTGA
- a CDS encoding N-acyl amino acid synthase FeeM domain-containing protein has product MDEQIVTALKQVRYRVMTDSSDLEAIYRLRYTCYRAQDTIAQNEFCRMTDSFDETANCVHVAVQMDGEVLAALRLHLVSKLSHVSPTLEVFPEILDRVEDGQTVLDPTRFVISPDVRKSRVPLHFLALRIPFLAAIFYDIDWALAPVRDEHSAFYRRYLGYKPELKARFYPGLSKPVQLLVANFREQREAVLARTPIFGPVGEFPNANISFPDLSEVYAPSPRGRFKVA; this is encoded by the coding sequence ATGGATGAGCAAATTGTTACTGCGCTAAAACAGGTCCGCTATCGGGTTATGACGGACAGTTCTGATCTCGAAGCAATATACCGTCTGCGCTACACATGCTATCGGGCTCAGGACACGATAGCGCAAAACGAGTTTTGTCGCATGACGGACTCGTTTGATGAGACGGCCAACTGTGTCCATGTCGCCGTTCAAATGGACGGTGAAGTTTTAGCCGCTCTTAGACTTCATCTGGTCTCCAAATTATCTCATGTTTCTCCTACCTTAGAAGTTTTTCCTGAGATTTTGGACCGTGTAGAGGACGGGCAGACGGTGCTTGATCCAACACGTTTCGTGATTTCTCCCGATGTTCGTAAAAGTCGTGTGCCATTGCACTTTCTGGCCTTAAGAATTCCGTTCCTCGCGGCAATATTTTACGATATCGATTGGGCATTGGCGCCTGTGCGCGACGAGCATAGTGCGTTTTATCGGCGCTATCTTGGCTACAAACCAGAGTTGAAGGCGCGTTTTTACCCAGGTTTAAGCAAACCCGTGCAGCTTTTGGTCGCGAACTTTCGTGAGCAGCGCGAGGCGGTTTTGGCGCGCACGCCGATTTTTGGTCCGGTGGGCGAGTTCCCGAACGCCAACATCTCTTTTCCTGATCTTTCAGAAGTCTATGCACCTTCCCCACGGGGGCGTTTTAAGGTGGCTTGA
- a CDS encoding class I SAM-dependent methyltransferase — MLGERRRRISTRFETPPLAAYDNIRFHNLALEDVKGTDACDLVICVHALYAMPEQIQRLGDLHRLLKPGGYLYLIDLGRRMNVADWRKYLFSELRRRHGLIGALRIFWQGREVAKQNKAICEAQESGAYWMHSAAELVSAVRNAGFEVISQKTVYRGYSDLLVCRAK; from the coding sequence ATGCTCGGAGAACGCCGCCGGAGAATTTCCACCAGATTCGAGACACCACCGCTGGCTGCATATGACAATATACGCTTTCACAATCTCGCGCTCGAAGACGTCAAAGGAACAGACGCTTGCGACCTCGTCATCTGCGTTCACGCTCTTTATGCGATGCCAGAGCAAATACAGCGGCTTGGCGATCTCCATCGTTTACTAAAGCCGGGCGGTTACCTTTATCTCATCGACCTTGGTCGGCGGATGAACGTGGCAGATTGGCGCAAGTATCTGTTTTCAGAACTTAGGCGAAGGCATGGCTTGATCGGAGCTCTGCGAATTTTCTGGCAAGGGCGTGAGGTGGCCAAACAGAACAAGGCGATCTGCGAAGCACAGGAGAGCGGTGCTTATTGGATGCACAGCGCAGCAGAACTTGTATCGGCAGTCCGCAACGCCGGTTTCGAGGTTATCAGCCAAAAAACCGTATATCGTGGCTACAGCGACCTTCTTGTATGCCGCGCAAAATGA
- a CDS encoding IS256 family transposase, protein MKNDTDTAALSLLSNEAGHDPIEDRLRENIRATIEAVFEEELEAFLGRCRYDRRPGKLTGYRHGHRERQLIGTFGTETISVPRARAVDEAGKTTEWRSKALPRYQRLTKKAEALIASVYLAGTNTRRVKRALYGLFQGAVSKDVVSRAWRKVKVDWDAWVARDLANEDIVRLILDGTVIKTRIGRRATNISVLAAIGIRRDGQKVLLSIMNMGGESKAAWAEFLGDLDARGLKRPEFVIVDGAPGLEAALVALWGEDLPIQRCTVHKHRNLLGHAPKRMQDELTEDYRDMIYADDAGEIDKRRKAFLRKWRLKCRAVADSLEEAGDRLFTFTRLDPSQWKSARTTNAIERLNEEFRRRIKTQTVLPCAETVPMLLWALMASGQIQMRKVDGWETLAQPIAPISLDLAA, encoded by the coding sequence ATGAAGAACGATACCGACACTGCCGCGCTTTCGCTACTGTCCAATGAAGCGGGCCATGATCCGATCGAGGATCGCTTGCGGGAGAATATCCGCGCTACGATCGAGGCGGTTTTCGAAGAGGAGCTGGAGGCGTTTCTGGGGCGCTGCCGTTATGATCGCCGCCCCGGCAAACTCACGGGCTACCGGCACGGCCACCGGGAGCGTCAGCTGATCGGCACATTTGGGACCGAGACGATAAGTGTGCCGCGCGCCCGCGCCGTCGATGAGGCTGGCAAGACCACGGAATGGCGCTCGAAGGCGCTGCCGCGCTACCAGCGGCTGACCAAGAAGGCTGAAGCCCTCATCGCTTCGGTCTATCTGGCCGGCACCAACACACGACGGGTGAAGCGGGCACTGTATGGACTGTTTCAGGGCGCGGTAAGCAAGGACGTGGTCAGCCGGGCCTGGCGCAAGGTGAAGGTCGACTGGGACGCCTGGGTCGCGCGCGATCTGGCCAATGAGGACATCGTCCGGCTGATCCTCGACGGCACGGTGATCAAGACACGCATCGGCAGACGCGCCACGAACATCTCGGTGCTGGCGGCCATTGGCATACGCCGGGACGGGCAGAAGGTGCTGCTTTCGATCATGAATATGGGCGGTGAAAGCAAGGCTGCCTGGGCCGAGTTTCTCGGCGATCTCGATGCGCGTGGCCTGAAGCGACCGGAATTTGTCATTGTCGACGGCGCGCCAGGGCTTGAGGCCGCCCTCGTCGCGCTCTGGGGCGAGGACCTGCCGATCCAGCGCTGCACCGTTCACAAGCACCGCAATCTTCTCGGCCACGCCCCGAAACGCATGCAGGACGAGTTGACCGAGGATTACCGCGACATGATCTATGCTGACGATGCGGGCGAAATCGACAAACGTCGTAAGGCGTTCCTGCGCAAATGGCGGCTGAAGTGCCGCGCGGTGGCGGACAGCCTGGAAGAGGCCGGTGACCGGCTATTCACCTTCACGCGGCTGGACCCATCGCAGTGGAAATCGGCCCGGACGACAAACGCCATTGAGCGCCTGAACGAGGAGTTCCGCCGCCGCATCAAGACCCAGACCGTGCTGCCCTGCGCCGAAACCGTGCCGATGCTCCTTTGGGCGCTGATGGCATCGGGCCAGATCCAGATGCGGAAAGTGGACGGTTGGGAAACCTTGGCTCAGCCCATCGCTCCAATCAGCCTTGACCTCGCGGCTTGA
- a CDS encoding acyloxyacyl hydrolase — translation MQHLTTALFLMLSTSAAYSGEVVLGLGLDDVLEHTNTSAPAIVAEYHASPFIEGRQAAYSYAIAAQIDNDRDIFIGAGLSAQWQLSDSPWFIEGSFMPGFYTKGTDGTPLNGKVQFRTLIGLGYKLNDTSRVSLALDHKSNARLKSPNPGSETLAIRYHHSF, via the coding sequence ATGCAGCATTTGACCACCGCCCTATTCCTTATGCTTTCGACCTCTGCTGCATATAGCGGCGAAGTGGTACTTGGCTTGGGCCTGGATGACGTACTGGAGCATACCAACACTTCAGCCCCTGCTATTGTCGCAGAGTATCATGCCTCCCCCTTCATTGAAGGACGCCAAGCCGCTTATTCTTATGCAATCGCGGCACAGATCGACAACGATCGGGACATCTTCATCGGCGCAGGCCTATCTGCCCAATGGCAATTGAGCGACAGTCCCTGGTTCATTGAGGGCAGCTTCATGCCAGGTTTTTACACCAAAGGCACCGATGGGACGCCCCTCAATGGGAAAGTGCAGTTCCGGACACTGATCGGATTGGGGTATAAGCTCAATGATACCAGCCGCGTATCATTGGCACTCGACCACAAATCCAATGCCCGCCTTAAAAGTCCGAACCCCGGATCAGAAACCCTAGCGATCCGCTACCACCATAGCTTTTAA
- a CDS encoding mannose-1-phosphate guanylyltransferase/mannose-6-phosphate isomerase, translated as MPHVVHPILLAGGSGTRLWPLSRKSYPKQFAKLMGDSSLFQASAQRLSGEGFAPPVILTGADFRFVVTEQLAAVEIAPAGILIEPEGRNTAPAILAAALSLEARAPEALMLVAPSDHVIPDAAAFRAAVQAATSAAQDGQLVTFGIRPDRAETGYGWLEMSQPSADFEAVPQPLKGFVEKPDLATAEVMFKGGQYLWNAGIFLFSVKAIIAAFEAHAPEMLAQVRLSVEQSEQDLGFTRLAPEAWAQVADDSIDYAIMEKAENLTVVPYSGAWSDLGGWDAVWREAGPNETGVVTTSSATAIDCHDTLLRAEDPQQQLVGIGLKDIIAVAMPDAVLVAHKDRAQDVKKAVAALKAKGVAQAETLPRDYRPWGWFQSLVVGGRFQVKKISVHPGAALSLQSHHHRSEHWIVVEGTARVTIGDEVKLVSENESVYIPLGATHRMENPGKVPMVLIEVQTGSYLGEDDIIRYEDVYARGQGAKG; from the coding sequence ATGCCTCATGTTGTTCACCCGATCCTTTTGGCTGGCGGCTCGGGGACGCGGCTTTGGCCGCTATCGCGCAAGAGCTATCCAAAGCAGTTCGCAAAGTTGATGGGGGACAGCAGCCTGTTCCAAGCGTCTGCGCAGCGGCTGAGCGGAGAGGGGTTTGCGCCCCCGGTGATCCTGACGGGGGCTGACTTTCGCTTTGTTGTTACCGAACAACTGGCGGCTGTTGAGATTGCGCCTGCAGGCATTCTGATTGAGCCTGAGGGACGCAATACGGCGCCAGCAATCTTGGCGGCGGCTTTAAGTCTGGAGGCCAGGGCTCCCGAGGCGCTGATGTTGGTTGCGCCGTCAGATCATGTGATCCCCGACGCGGCAGCCTTCCGAGCGGCGGTGCAGGCTGCGACTTCTGCCGCGCAGGACGGTCAGCTTGTTACATTCGGTATCCGCCCGGACCGCGCAGAGACGGGCTATGGGTGGCTTGAGATGAGCCAACCAAGCGCAGATTTTGAGGCCGTGCCGCAGCCGCTTAAGGGTTTTGTCGAAAAGCCTGATCTCGCGACGGCGGAAGTCATGTTTAAGGGGGGACAGTATCTGTGGAATGCAGGTATTTTCCTATTCTCGGTCAAAGCGATCATCGCTGCTTTTGAAGCCCATGCCCCTGAAATGCTCGCGCAAGTGCGTCTCTCAGTGGAGCAGTCTGAGCAGGATCTTGGCTTTACGCGACTGGCACCGGAGGCTTGGGCACAAGTTGCCGATGATTCAATTGACTATGCGATCATGGAAAAAGCTGAGAACCTGACCGTGGTTCCCTACAGCGGCGCTTGGTCTGATTTGGGCGGCTGGGACGCTGTTTGGCGTGAGGCTGGACCGAATGAGACGGGTGTGGTGACCACATCGTCGGCGACAGCGATTGATTGTCACGATACCCTGTTGCGCGCGGAGGACCCACAACAACAACTGGTTGGTATTGGCCTGAAGGACATTATTGCGGTGGCGATGCCTGACGCGGTGCTGGTCGCGCATAAAGATCGGGCTCAGGACGTTAAGAAAGCGGTGGCTGCATTGAAGGCCAAAGGGGTGGCGCAGGCGGAAACGCTGCCGCGCGATTATCGGCCCTGGGGCTGGTTCCAGAGCCTTGTTGTGGGTGGCCGCTTCCAAGTTAAAAAGATTTCAGTGCACCCGGGCGCGGCCTTGAGCTTGCAAAGCCATCATCATCGCTCGGAGCACTGGATCGTCGTGGAGGGTACGGCAAGGGTGACCATTGGAGATGAGGTGAAACTCGTAAGCGAAAACGAGTCTGTCTACATTCCGTTGGGCGCAACGCACCGTATGGAGAACCCTGGCAAGGTCCCGATGGTTTTGATCGAAGTACAAACCGGCAGCTATCTGGGGGAGGATGACATCATTCGTTACGAAGATGTTTATGCGCGCGGGCAGGGGGCAAAGGGTTAA
- a CDS encoding DUF1902 domain-containing protein encodes MRFYVKALWDEDAKVFYSESDIVGLHIEAATIAEFIELMEDLAPQMVLDNHVTKQDLAKKSLIDMVSSIIFQPPSHGSFAAA; translated from the coding sequence ATGCGCTTTTATGTCAAAGCTTTGTGGGATGAAGACGCGAAGGTGTTCTACTCTGAATCGGACATCGTAGGCCTCCACATTGAGGCAGCTACGATTGCCGAGTTCATTGAACTGATGGAAGATTTAGCGCCGCAGATGGTGTTGGATAACCATGTTACCAAGCAAGACTTAGCCAAGAAGTCGCTGATTGATATGGTATCGTCCATTATCTTCCAGCCGCCAAGTCACGGTTCGTTTGCCGCTGCGTAA
- a CDS encoding IS630 family transposase, with translation MRRRREDWFTHRLPAIARMPERVVFLDETAVKTNLTRLRGWAPRGERLKMDAPFGSWGTQTLIAGLTHEALIAPWVIKGAMDGPAFAAYVQKVLIPEIAPGTAVVLDNLATHRNKEAAAALKAHGCWFLYLPPYSPDLNPIELAFSKLKSHLRRISARSFTSVFEALGDICAMYSPQECSNYFQAAGYASG, from the coding sequence GTGAGGCGACGACGTGAGGACTGGTTCACACACCGTTTGCCAGCCATTGCGCGGATGCCGGAACGCGTTGTCTTTCTTGACGAAACAGCGGTCAAAACGAACCTCACCCGGCTGCGCGGATGGGCCCCGCGTGGCGAGCGCCTGAAGATGGATGCGCCCTTCGGCAGTTGGGGAACCCAAACCCTGATTGCGGGGCTGACACATGAGGCCCTGATCGCACCTTGGGTGATCAAAGGCGCGATGGATGGCCCTGCCTTCGCGGCCTATGTCCAAAAGGTCCTGATCCCTGAGATCGCGCCAGGCACGGCAGTCGTTCTCGACAACCTCGCGACGCATCGCAACAAAGAAGCCGCGGCGGCGCTCAAGGCCCATGGATGCTGGTTCCTCTATCTGCCGCCATATTCGCCAGACCTGAACCCAATTGAGTTGGCTTTCTCCAAATTGAAGTCTCACCTCAGACGCATCAGTGCGCGATCATTCACCTCGGTGTTCGAAGCCCTTGGTGATATCTGCGCAATGTACTCCCCGCAGGAGTGTTCAAACTACTTTCAGGCTGCCGGCTATGCCTCAGGTTAA
- a CDS encoding CcdB family protein, giving the protein MQKFDIFEIAGDLYLVVQADHLLDLNTVVLLPVLPNDELPPLSKLTVDTKIASSAFRIRTHMPLTVEANRIRHLDPVHQLSAEEGHKVMDGLYAILWGL; this is encoded by the coding sequence ATGCAAAAATTTGACATCTTCGAAATCGCTGGTGATCTCTACCTGGTTGTTCAAGCCGATCATTTACTAGATCTAAACACAGTCGTCCTTTTGCCGGTCTTGCCAAACGACGAGCTTCCGCCACTGTCGAAGCTCACCGTTGATACAAAAATTGCGAGTAGCGCTTTTCGCATTCGAACCCACATGCCACTCACCGTCGAGGCCAATCGAATACGCCACCTTGACCCAGTCCATCAGCTTTCTGCGGAAGAGGGACACAAGGTGATGGATGGTCTCTATGCGATTCTTTGGGGGCTATGA